In Calidithermus timidus DSM 17022, the following are encoded in one genomic region:
- a CDS encoding cell division protein FtsX translates to MYAISQALRALRHHLTSALATFTTSLVSFTLLFLLGLVLWNLGKVVSSLEREVEIAAFLKPDSDVNALREQIAAFDEVLEVRVVSKEEALAQLQLSYPYLSQARELIENPLPNTLRVVLKNPNQVRAAARKIERLEGIESTTYGGEITEQLLKVLGGVRMAALILIGLLLLDTLFSVMGTIRLSIENRREELRVMQLVGATRRFIQGPFVVEGLFLTLLASLAALGLGLLAYRFLAAALQQLLPFLPVLGTNDLLLAAGALVLLAVILGVGGAYLSSRAHLKESDL, encoded by the coding sequence GTGTACGCCATCTCTCAGGCGCTGCGTGCGCTGCGCCATCACCTCACCAGCGCTCTCGCCACCTTCACCACCTCGCTGGTGTCGTTTACCTTGCTGTTTTTGCTAGGCCTGGTGTTGTGGAACCTGGGCAAGGTGGTCAGCTCCCTCGAGCGCGAGGTCGAGATCGCGGCCTTCCTCAAGCCGGATAGCGACGTCAACGCCCTGCGCGAGCAGATCGCCGCCTTCGACGAGGTGCTCGAGGTCAGGGTCGTGAGCAAGGAAGAGGCCCTAGCCCAGCTCCAGCTCTCCTACCCCTACCTCTCCCAAGCCCGCGAGCTCATCGAAAACCCCCTTCCCAATACCCTGCGGGTAGTGCTCAAAAACCCCAACCAAGTGCGCGCCGCCGCTCGCAAGATCGAGCGCCTGGAGGGCATCGAGAGCACGACCTATGGCGGTGAGATCACCGAGCAACTGCTGAAGGTGCTGGGTGGGGTGCGCATGGCGGCGCTAATTTTAATCGGCCTGCTGCTGTTAGACACCCTCTTCAGCGTGATGGGCACCATCCGGCTTTCCATCGAAAACCGCCGCGAGGAGCTGCGGGTGATGCAGCTCGTGGGGGCCACCCGCCGCTTCATTCAGGGACCTTTCGTGGTAGAGGGCCTGTTCCTGACCCTGCTGGCCTCGCTGGCGGCGCTGGGGCTGGGTCTGCTGGCCTACAGGTTCCTAGCCGCGGCCCTGCAACAACTGCTCCCTTTCTTACCGGTCCTGGGCACCAACGATCTGCTGCTGGCCGCTGGAGCACTGGTGCTGCTGGCGGTGATCCTAGGGGTAGGTGGGGCCTATCTGTCGAGCCGCGCTCACCTCAAGGAGAGCGACTTATGA